The Novosphingobium aromaticivorans DSM 12444 genome segment TGTTACCGCGCGGAGCCCGACGAGGCCTTCGCCGCCCGCCAGCGGCTGATGTGGGAGCCGCTTCTGGCTGACGCGGAAACGCGGCTGGGCGTGCGCTTCGTGCGCGTATCGGGCATCATGCACAAGCCGCAGCCGCCCGAGACTCTGGCCCGGCTCAAGGTCGAACTGGAAGGGCTGGGCGCGTTCCAGCTTGCGGCGCTGCGCAATACGGCAAGCCTCGCCGCATCGCTTGTGCTGGGCCTTGCCACCCTGCGCCCTGATGCCGACATCGACGCGCTGTGGGATGCGGCCAATCTCGAGGAAGACTGGCAGGCCGAGCTTTGGGGCAAGGACGCCGAAGCGATGGAGCGCCGCGAAAAGCGCGCCGCAGCCTTTGCTGCGGCAGCGCGGTTTGCGGCGCTGGCAAGATAGAGACCCGCCCCGTCAGGCCACCCAGTCGGCGACCTGGCTGGCGACCGCATTGGCCGCTTCGTTGAGCGCGGGACCGACGTATTTCGCCTCGGCATCGGTGACCGGGACCGTGCTTTCGAAGCGGCGGGTTTCAACGCGGCCGGCGGTTTCGCGAATGGCGTCGTAGCGGACCACGGCCATGCGCGTGCGCGCATCGTAGCCCATGTCGAGCAGGCGGCCCGAAAGCTGGGTGCCGCTGGCGCCGGGATCGTTCTCGATCACGAGCCGGTTGCCCCGCGCACGGATGGTTTCGGCAAGCAGGCGCTGGAACAGGCGCGAGGGGCGTTCGACCCACATCGTCTTCTTCAGGTAGGCAACGTTGGCATCGTCGATCTGCACCGGCACGCGGGTGACGGCAAGGCGCTGTTCCGCGGTCGGCTCGAGTACGACAAGCGCGGTGCCGTAAGTGCCGCTGGTGCCGGTACCCGCCGCCGCCGTCCTGGTCGCGGTGAGCGAGAGCAGCGTGTCGGGCACCTTGGGGCCGAGGCTGACGCAGCCAGACAGTGCGGCGGCGAAAGTGGCGGCGATAAGGGCTTTGCGGATCATCTCTTGTCGCCTCCTCAGTTCTTGTAGTCGGGCAGCTTGGGACCGCCGACGAAGCCGCCGACGCCCTGGTCGTTGA includes the following:
- a CDS encoding ATP12 family chaperone protein, whose product is MKRFYKQVTVEAAEGGFAVKLDGRAIRTVGKRTQVVPTHALAEAMAAEWAGQGEEIDPQAFLFRDMADYAIDVVAQDPASVIGELLPYAETDTLCYRAEPDEAFAARQRLMWEPLLADAETRLGVRFVRVSGIMHKPQPPETLARLKVELEGLGAFQLAALRNTASLAASLVLGLATLRPDADIDALWDAANLEEDWQAELWGKDAEAMERREKRAAAFAAAARFAALAR
- a CDS encoding ABC-type transport auxiliary lipoprotein family protein, which gives rise to MIRKALIAATFAAALSGCVSLGPKVPDTLLSLTATRTAAAGTGTSGTYGTALVVLEPTAEQRLAVTRVPVQIDDANVAYLKKTMWVERPSRLFQRLLAETIRARGNRLVIENDPGASGTQLSGRLLDMGYDARTRMAVVRYDAIRETAGRVETRRFESTVPVTDAEAKYVGPALNEAANAVASQVADWVA